AGTTCTTTATCGGCTATATCTATAAGTTCATCTATATCCTCTATGTCTTTTTGTTCTAGCCTGATTATTTTGCTTACAATTATATCTTCAGGGGACAATAAATATACATTTAAATATCTAAATTTGTTTAGCTTTATAGCTCTTTCCTTATATTTAGGTGATATTATAGTGCTTTCATATTCTAACATATCGAAGTTCCTTAATTGTACAAAAACTCTCCCTAATTTAGAAGAATAATTTAAATCTATAAAATCAAAATCCCTTGTGGCTCTTTTTGTATATCCCCCTAATATACA
This portion of the Keratinibaculum paraultunense genome encodes:
- a CDS encoding DUF6036 family nucleotidyltransferase, translated to MELKKQLEDKIFDMEKVAIAFDIEPFDIYFLGGAACILGGYTKRATRDFDFIDLNYSSKLGRVFVQLRNFDMLEYESTIISPKYKERAIKLNKFRYLNVYLLSPEDIIVSKIIRLEQKDIEDIDELIDIADKELINQIIDEVLLRDDLYESKKNQFIKRLPQFRERYYV